One Calditrichota bacterium genomic window, CACGCACCTCCCCCGCACATCTACGATGTACAGCGATGTTCCGGGAGTTGAGGCACCTTCCACCGCGATGGCGGTGCTCGTGTGAAACGGATTGGGGTAGCTACTCACCGCCAGGCCGGTGCCTCGCCCCTCGTGGCGCCGCGATTCGGGCAAACTGCTCAAGGACCAAGCCGCGCGGTTGCTGTTGCACACCATGATGGCGTCGGCAAAAAGATACCGGCTGCCCACACCCTCATTGGTCAGCCGCACCACGGTACTGTTACCCGCATGGAAATA contains:
- a CDS encoding T9SS type A sorting domain-containing protein; its protein translation is YFHAGNSTVVRLTNEGVGSRYLFADAIMVCNSNRAAWSLSSLPESRRHEGRGTGLAVSSYPNPFHTSTAIAVEGASTPGTSLYIVDVRGRCVAQLRAAVTGAGRLMTQFDGRDLPSGVYFCLLGEGRDKSVAHKIVLLR